A genome region from Natranaeroarchaeum sulfidigenes includes the following:
- a CDS encoding YIP1 family protein has translation MNKPAHSRPDGGLALALLKAVPGVLLTPRRFFRTGILPGEQAPGLLFAMGVVLVSETLRLSLVRDPLPVFDGSSVLSAVLWLSIVVLFVTPAALHLLAALQTVLLIPVANDRAGVSETVQVLAYSSAPCLLAGIPIPALRVFVGVYATVLLVLGLSEIHDISFERSLLVGSLPAALAFGYGFRAFDALTTLLARWYII, from the coding sequence ATGAACAAACCAGCACATTCCCGACCGGATGGCGGACTTGCTTTGGCGCTGCTGAAAGCCGTTCCTGGAGTACTTCTGACCCCGCGACGGTTCTTCCGCACTGGTATCTTGCCGGGTGAACAGGCTCCCGGATTACTCTTTGCGATGGGGGTCGTTCTGGTTTCGGAAACGCTGCGCCTCTCGCTGGTACGCGATCCACTTCCGGTTTTTGACGGATCGTCCGTGTTGTCGGCAGTTCTCTGGCTATCGATCGTCGTACTGTTCGTGACTCCAGCCGCATTGCACCTGCTCGCGGCTCTACAGACAGTGTTACTGATTCCGGTCGCAAACGATCGCGCAGGCGTCAGCGAGACCGTGCAGGTACTCGCGTACTCGTCTGCACCCTGCCTTCTCGCAGGAATTCCGATTCCCGCGCTGCGTGTCTTCGTGGGTGTGTATGCGACAGTTCTTCTGGTGCTCGGGCTATCAGAAATCCACGACATCAGCTTCGAGCGGAGCCTGCTCGTCGGGAGCCTTCCCGCTGCACTCGCCTTTGGTTACGGATTCCGGGCATTCGATGCGCTGACTACGCTGCTGGCTCGATGGTACATTATCTGA
- a CDS encoding GNAT family N-acetyltransferase, whose product MHFALLGWPNDGVTLRLDWERFSYAGKFVMSNTGKAVLCEERPKDDRGVDPEDVLAAVAFNEDRTDEGTLWLRYITVRADRRGEGLGPELVVETVDRAIGRGYQRVRIAVNNPFAYEALWKAGFGFTGEGAGIAELVLAYPRSDAIEEHADVTSPTESYRNGIERLEARDGLTETEQQFLAARRDAEPPAPTDRSQ is encoded by the coding sequence ATGCACTTTGCCCTTCTCGGCTGGCCGAATGACGGGGTTACTCTCCGACTCGACTGGGAGCGGTTCAGCTACGCCGGGAAGTTCGTGATGTCGAACACGGGCAAGGCCGTGCTCTGTGAGGAACGACCGAAAGATGACCGCGGCGTCGATCCCGAGGACGTCCTCGCCGCCGTCGCGTTCAACGAGGACCGGACCGACGAGGGGACGCTCTGGCTGCGCTACATAACAGTACGGGCGGACAGGCGCGGAGAAGGTCTCGGCCCAGAACTCGTTGTGGAGACGGTCGATCGGGCGATCGGACGGGGATACCAGCGGGTTCGGATCGCTGTCAACAACCCATTCGCCTACGAGGCGCTCTGGAAGGCTGGCTTCGGATTCACGGGCGAGGGGGCGGGTATTGCGGAGCTGGTCCTCGCGTATCCGCGTTCTGACGCGATCGAGGAACACGCCGATGTTACTTCCCCGACCGAGTCCTACCGGAACGGCATCGAGCGCCTCGAAGCACGCGATGGCCTCACAGAAACGGAACAGCAGTTCCTCGCGGCCAGACGTGACGCCGAGCCGCCGGCCCCCACCGACCGCAGTCAATAG
- the fen gene encoding flap endonuclease-1, which translates to MGNAALRDLAAIETVSFDDLDGRIVGVDAHNWLYRYLTTTVKFTNDSVYTTSDGTEVANLVGIVQGLPKFFEHDLAPVFVFDGGPSDLKADEIEERREARETAEEKLEDARERGDSVAVARLESRTQRLTPTIQETSRELLDLLDIPYVEAPAEGEAQAAYMARQGDVDYVGTEDYDALLCGAPKTLRQLTSKGDPELMELQATLEKHELTWEQLVDVAILCGTDFNPGVTGIGPKTAVKLVHEHGDLWAVLDERGEHVEHADRIRSLFLDPTVTDEYEFSTEPSPDVDAAREYVTGEWEVDADEVERGFERIEEALTQTGLDRWT; encoded by the coding sequence ATGGGAAACGCAGCACTTCGCGATCTGGCTGCCATCGAGACCGTGTCGTTCGACGACCTTGACGGTCGGATCGTGGGCGTCGACGCACACAACTGGCTGTACCGGTATCTGACGACGACCGTGAAATTCACGAATGATTCCGTCTACACGACCTCCGACGGCACCGAGGTCGCGAACCTCGTCGGGATCGTTCAGGGCCTTCCCAAGTTCTTCGAGCACGATCTCGCACCCGTGTTCGTTTTCGACGGTGGGCCGAGCGATCTCAAGGCCGACGAGATCGAGGAGCGCCGGGAGGCCCGTGAGACAGCCGAGGAAAAGCTCGAAGACGCAAGAGAGCGCGGCGATAGCGTCGCGGTCGCCCGACTGGAGTCACGCACCCAGCGACTGACCCCGACGATTCAGGAGACCTCACGCGAGCTGCTGGACCTGCTCGACATTCCCTACGTCGAAGCCCCAGCAGAAGGGGAGGCGCAGGCGGCGTATATGGCCCGACAGGGCGATGTCGACTACGTCGGAACCGAGGACTACGACGCCTTGCTCTGTGGCGCACCGAAGACCCTGCGACAGCTGACGAGCAAGGGCGACCCCGAACTCATGGAGCTACAGGCCACGCTCGAAAAGCACGAGTTGACGTGGGAACAGCTCGTCGACGTCGCGATCCTCTGTGGCACCGACTTCAACCCTGGCGTGACGGGGATCGGACCGAAGACAGCTGTCAAACTGGTCCACGAACACGGTGATCTGTGGGCCGTCCTCGACGAGCGTGGCGAGCACGTCGAACACGCCGACAGGATCCGATCGCTCTTTCTCGACCCGACGGTGACCGACGAGTACGAGTTCTCGACCGAGCCGTCGCCCGATGTCGATGCCGCCCGCGAGTACGTCACTGGTGAGTGGGAGGTCGACGCCGACGAGGTCGAGCGCGGGTTCGAGCGGATCGAGGAGGCACTGACACAGACCGGTCTCGACCGGTGGACCTGA
- a CDS encoding NADPH-dependent FMN reductase has product MDETPHVVAVCGSLRDESYTRHSLVVALAGAEATGASIDLLDLRELDLPMFDADHPSAGDADELTRRITRADGVILGTPMYHGSYSAPLKNALDYCGFEEFENTSVGLLAVAGGRFPVTALDHLRSVCRSLDAWVLPYQAVVPQASQAFDGNEFADSELETRVSTLGRRLVQYANIRPDPATFESEENVGA; this is encoded by the coding sequence ATGGACGAGACGCCACACGTCGTCGCGGTCTGTGGGAGCCTTCGTGATGAGAGCTATACCAGACACTCGCTGGTCGTCGCCCTCGCCGGAGCCGAGGCGACCGGAGCGTCGATCGATCTACTCGACCTCCGTGAACTCGATCTTCCGATGTTCGATGCGGACCATCCGTCGGCTGGCGATGCCGACGAACTGACCCGGCGGATCACCCGTGCGGATGGCGTCATTCTCGGGACACCGATGTATCACGGCTCGTACTCGGCACCGTTGAAGAACGCGCTCGATTACTGTGGGTTCGAGGAGTTCGAGAACACGTCTGTCGGGCTCCTCGCGGTCGCAGGCGGGCGGTTCCCAGTAACAGCCCTCGATCACTTGCGGTCCGTCTGTCGCTCCCTCGACGCGTGGGTACTTCCATACCAGGCCGTCGTTCCACAGGCATCTCAGGCGTTCGATGGTAACGAGTTCGCCGATTCCGAACTCGAGACGCGCGTCTCGACGCTTGGGCGCCGACTTGTTCAGTACGCCAACATTCGCCCCGATCCCGCGACCTTCGAGAGCGAGGAGAACGTCGGAGCCTGA
- a CDS encoding A/G-specific adenine glycosylase, with protein sequence MTDDATTERGPFPGGQSLPEDVGEVRSALVEWYEADHRSFPWRETTDPYEILVSEIMSQQTQLSRVETAWGAFLDRWPSTEALATADRSAVVSFWSDHSLGYNNRARYLHEAAQQVEDEYDGEFPTRPDELQELQGVGPYTGNAVASFAFNTGNAVVDTNVKRVLYRMFDVEDDDSQFEAAAAALMPDGESRVWNNAIMELGGVACEKTPSCDAAGCPWREWCHAYGTGDFTAPDVPTQPSFEGSRRQFRGRVIRVLGEHDELELDELGPRIRVDYAPEGKHGREWLRDLLGDLADDDLVEIDEGSTTPTVSLQS encoded by the coding sequence ATGACCGACGACGCGACGACCGAACGCGGCCCGTTCCCCGGCGGGCAGTCGCTCCCAGAAGATGTCGGCGAGGTGCGATCGGCGCTCGTCGAGTGGTACGAGGCCGATCACCGCTCGTTCCCGTGGCGGGAGACGACCGACCCCTACGAGATTCTCGTCTCCGAGATCATGAGTCAGCAGACCCAGCTCTCCCGCGTCGAGACTGCCTGGGGCGCCTTCCTCGATCGGTGGCCCTCCACGGAGGCGCTCGCAACGGCCGACCGCTCCGCCGTCGTCTCCTTCTGGAGCGACCACAGTCTCGGCTACAACAACCGAGCCCGCTACCTCCACGAGGCTGCCCAGCAGGTCGAGGATGAGTATGACGGCGAGTTCCCGACCCGCCCCGACGAGCTACAGGAGCTACAGGGCGTCGGTCCCTACACCGGAAACGCGGTCGCCAGTTTCGCGTTCAACACCGGTAATGCCGTGGTCGATACCAACGTCAAACGGGTACTCTACCGGATGTTCGACGTCGAGGACGACGACAGCCAGTTTGAGGCCGCTGCGGCGGCGCTGATGCCCGACGGAGAGTCCCGCGTCTGGAACAACGCCATCATGGAACTGGGCGGGGTCGCCTGTGAGAAGACACCGTCCTGTGATGCCGCTGGCTGTCCGTGGCGCGAGTGGTGTCATGCCTACGGAACCGGGGACTTCACCGCGCCGGACGTCCCGACCCAGCCTAGTTTCGAGGGGAGCCGACGCCAGTTCCGCGGTCGTGTAATCCGGGTGCTCGGCGAACACGACGAACTCGAACTCGACGAACTGGGGCCGCGGATCCGGGTCGACTACGCGCCCGAAGGGAAGCACGGTCGGGAGTGGCTACGCGACTTGCTCGGAGATCTCGCGGACGACGACCTCGTCGAAATCGACGAGGGGAGCACAACACCTACCGTTAGTCTGCAGTCCTGA